CTTTCCTGTTTTGTATCAACACCTATAGGTGCAGCCAAACATTACAATGCAATTTATATTCCCATCATTACAGGGTTTCAAAACACACAAGACCATGGAAACACCTGAAACAGGTTTTCATCAACGCATCCTACGTGTCAATGAGAAAGTGGCATCTAGCAATGTCACAGGGAATGTCACCAGGAACTCTCCGCTTTTGGCACAAGCAAAACCTGTGCCTGATTCCAACTGAGGTttctactaatactactactacctACTGCTGTTTTCTGAGGGGCTGTGCAGATGCATGTCCACTTAAGAAGAACAAATACAGTTGCACAACCAGGGAGCAAGAGATGGGGAATAAAACGAGCATGCAATAAAGCAGAACAGGAAGGGAACAGGATCAGGAAGGGGATGCTGGCAAGGGGGTGCAACAATTCCAAACACATGAACCATCCagggcagaaaaggaggaaaaatgggAACTCCACTCATCACAAAATTGGCATGCGTTGCTGGTGCACACCACTCACAGTGTGGTCCCAGTGTGAGGTGTAGgaatgcacgcacgcacgcacacacacacacacacagagcaagagaGAGCTGACCTACTGTTTACCCATGGAAAAGCCAATGCAAAAGAAGCTTCACAATGGATTTTCCCAGTGCATCACATGAATCACAGGGGTCAGATGTGGAGCTAAACCTACAAGCTCCTGATAAAAGATTTTGTTTCCTTCCATCATGCATTAAAGAAAAAGCAGCACCCAGTATGGTCCATGTCATTTTTTCTGAAACCTGCaccattattcatattttattttaatccttgCTATGTATAATTAGAGgagagaaatgggggaaaaacttacACATTTTAGGGAATGGTTTATTGATTCAGAACATAGGTCCAAATAAATTGTCACTGTTGttgtgtgctctcaagtcagaactgacttatagcaaccctaactgGGTtcttaaggtaagtgagatatttaaggggtggttttattGAGTTCCAACCACTCCCCACCtcatgtgagtttccatggctgaatggggattcaaatccaggtctcctgagtcctagcctgcCATTCTATCTAGGAAGATCAAGGAAAATGAGACTACtaggatacaggacaaattttgtGACTGGGGAGAAACTGAATCAATGCAGTACTTATGTACATGCTATTTATACTGCATCACGTGTACAAAAGAAAATGGCctagataatgctattgaagtagcccgctTCTATTCAAAAATAGTTTAACAGTTTAATTatcttgacatttttattttttaattttacctatatttcaatCTATTTTTGTCATATCaaagcattttatatatatgtatgggCATTTAATATTCTGATATGACGAAAGAAAGATAgattctatccactatgccacactgagAATATCTAAATAAGTCAGAtcctatttattatatttaaagcaGTTTATAAAGAAATAGTTAGCACTGTTGGTGAAATTCAACATCACCAAGTAGACCAGCTTATACAGTGAGACTTTTCCCTGCTCTTGTCCTTCCAAGCCTTCCAAACCGCTCAGAGTAGATTTATCTAGacgggtggtataaaagccaaataaataaataaagcctgctTTAAAGCAGCGGCCCCCAATCTTTTTAACCCCGTGGATCAGTTGGGGAAGGCAGGCACCCCCACGTTTGTGCACATGTGCgaaggagtgggagggtgctCGTGCgggcttgtgtgcatgcgcaaagggcatTTGggggcactcatgcgcatgcgctAAGGGATGGGGGAGCGCTCACCCAGGTGCAAAGGCACTGTGCGGGGGGGTGCAGGGGaggatctgtctccgtggcccagtccagctcaagCCACGAaccagcaccaggccatggaccgggggttggggacctctgctctaaaggATCCCCCAACCTTCCAGAGTAGATTTTGAGGATGTGGAGGAATGAAAAAGAATGTCCTCCTCTAGACATTCTACTGACTTTCTGTGGTTCTAGGAAGAACTAACTGAATACCATCTATTCAAGAGAGAACAAACAATAACAGTATCAAACAATACAAATCTGAGCAGCCACAGATAATAGGATTTGAAATCAACAGCGTCAAGAAAAGTGTAGACCTTGCAaatattttagaaagaaaaagaggcagtTTCCCCTCACGTCTACGTAGCAGTAGTTCCATGTTTCTGGACAAGTAACCGTGTAATCTATTACTGCCACTCTTCCAAGTTACTGCTATTCCAACTTGTCACAGTGCTCATGAAAATGACTAGATCTGATCAGATCTCAAGTGACAAGTGGGCTCAGATGAGGAAGGATAGTGCTAATGGATAACTGTTTCAGGTCTTGGAAGGTTTTAGCTACTGAAGACAAACGTTGGAATGGCAACTAATATAACTGACACAGAAAACATGTTTGTCTCATAGCACCAATCAGAAGGCATGCAACAGAGTCCTGCAGCAATGTAGGCCTCCAAACCATCTTCAAGCACTGCTGCCAATAGGGTGCACTGCAGTTGTTAGGTGTGGAAATTATACAAACATGCACAAATGTCTGGCTAGTCTCAAGGAATTGTCTTCATATTAGGCAAAGCTCTAAGGAGGGACTCATGACCATTCACCACTCTGACATTAGACATCCTTTACCAGCATCACCTATTTTCTATTTTAAGCCATTTTTCCTCTtcaacttgccagcctccaaactCTGGCTCAGAAAGCCAACAACCACTTCTGGATACCATACCTGAACAGGGCAGAGTGCCATCCACTTACTGCTGGCACCCAAGTGCAAACCTATGGATGACTCTTTGCAGCTTCAAGATTCAGCTATATTTTGATTTTGTACTATGTTATGGGctgttgttcttttgttgtttttgttttaaaagttaagtTATTGCTTTAAATTAGCAACTTGCTGACAGTAACAAAAGCAAGCGCTGGAAATTAAATGCAAGTTCCACAAGAAAATAACAGTTGGTTAATATATAATCAGAAGACATGGAAATGTTAACAATGACTATTCAATCATGTATGCACAGAGACTTGCTGATTTTCCACAATAACTGGAGAAGAGCAGTCGCCTATTAGAACAGAAATTATGGCCCATGCTGATTTAGAGCAAGCATTTTGCATTATGTGAGCAGGTCATGgtttgtaggtaggtaggtgtgtAGGTAGGTGTGTAGGTAGGTgtgtaggtaggcaggcaggcaggcaggcaggcaggcaggcaggcaggcaggcaggcaggcaggcaggcaggcaggcaggcaggcaggcaggcaggcaggcaggtaggtgtgtgtatgtgtgtcaggtcttaataaaacaattaaaaatagaccAAAGTTATTATGCTATCACGATAATGTCCTAGAGTGCTTTAACTTTCAATGGCACTTTCTGAAGCACAGTTTGCACTAACAGGTATACACAGAAAGACAGGACAGCCACAGTTAAAATGCAGTACACACTGACCTGCCTCAGTAGCTCAGGACTCAACCAAGGAAGCATCGAGGTACTGAACTGTGGGAAATCATACACAGCTTTTAACCGTTGGCCACAGCTGACTAGACTGCAAAGGTGGTTGAAGCCGGAGAGATAAACTAGGCCATCCCCTGAAATCAATATGTGGCTAGCTTTAATACTTCTGAAACACAAACAGTGATGTTGCGCTTAGGAGAATGATTCAGAGATATTAAACTTAAGACTCTGATGTCATATCTGCAGTATgtaacacaggtacattttagcAGTAACTTTCACGTTTACAACACACAGCTTATTTCTCTATGCTTTGAACAGGAATGTAAAGAAAGGTTCCTGATGTCTCATTTAAAGTATAATCAAAAAGCCTAGAGATGCTCACAAGCCTCAGAGGGGGTTGCTTCCAACAGAAGGACAAAACATCAAACACTTTCTGGCTCTGATTTGCGTCTTTTCCCCTTCTGAAGTTAAAGCACACAGATAAAGACACATACCATGGGACTAATTGCTCATAAAGATGCAAACACTTCATCAAATGTgctgacatttaaaaaatcagtgaaatAAGGCAGGTGTTGTAGTTTTAAGTTTTGGGTTAAATGCACGAAAATCAGCCTCAAAGACATATATTTCCCTTGAGACTGATGAAAAAAACTTGCCATCTTGCcacagaagggggaaaatggggccaTGTTTTGATTTAGCTTTTGAGGACAAATTAGGTCACAGGGTCTACATTTCTGGCTTTCAAAATAGATTTGAAAACCCTAATTGAAGCCCTCTCCTGCTGCATTCTGCCACTTTCCTGTAAAGTTCTGATATGGTACCTGTGAATGTAGCCATGCTGATGCATGTAGCTTAAGCCACTAATTGCTCCAAACAGGATATTTCCAATCAAAGCTTCACTCATACCTTCAGGGAAGTACGTTCTCAGGAGATGACTCGCTGAGCCTAGAAAAGGTGCAGGATATTTGCCAGTGAACAAAAATAAGACCCTTATATCataacaaaatcaaaatcaaggTATCATCTTCCCATAATTAGAATTGTGACTCCATAATCTGATAGCTTGTTACAATTCAGAGGAAGCTCAGGAAGAATCTGTGGAGCATTTATGATCAAGAGCTATGCATGATCAATGGATTACTCAGCACATTACAAGATGTACACTTCTTACCTTACACTGTTTTACTGGTGACCTTTGCTACCGTTAATAATTGCCCATGGATTCAAGGCACGCATGTATGAAAACAACTTTTTACTGAACAGTAGTTTATTCCTACcaatttttcccctttgtttagGTGGTCTCATTGATTAAAATAGGTAGAGACTAAAAGAGGAGGCCATTGTAATCCACTCCGTCCTTGGCTACTAGAGACAGTTTAGGGGGTGGGGGACAAAGCAGCCAGTTAATATGGGAGAAATAATCAGCCTATTCACAGAATGGGATAGTTCAAACCATAGGACTGCTATAGGCTAAGAGCTCAATCGGTCTACAAAGAGCTAATTTAGCCAATAAACATTTTTCCAAAACAGAATACTTACCATAGGCCATGAAAGGTGAAATAATCCAAAGCCAGCTTCCAGATGTGAATACTGCGCAAAGAGTCAAGATATTGGGATGTCGGAAGGAGTGGGATAATATCACCTCATTCTAAAGAAATGAGTTAAGTGTTTTAACAATCTAGAGGGCAGTTTGCTCCACATACTCTTATTTATACACACTAATCATCTCAAAACAGACTCTGaatcagaaatagaagatttGCAGATGACTGCAGTATCAGATGTGCAAGCTTCAGCAACttgaaaaaacaataatttcatcTGACCACAAGTTTATGAATATCTTAGCATGCCCAGAATTAGTTAAGAAACTGGAAGTCTATCTGGAGTGCAGATTTATGACCTTTCCTTTTAAGATTGCAAAACCCACTCCATACAAGTTaactttataaatatataaatatttaaatctgttttactTGTAAAGCGTTCAAGTGCTCTTCAGAACATTTTTCCAGATCGGTAATCTTTACAGCCACTAATGTTCCTGTAGGGATATGACGTGCGAGGTAGATTGAAGTTAAGTCGTTGCTTCCCTTTCCTATTAGCAAATGagagtaaaagaaaaatcttccatTATCCTTCTTACCTACTGCTTCAGAAGTTAACATTTAAACAGTCATTTACATGCCAGTTAAAACCAAAACTATGAAAAACATACAATCAAAGAGGGAACTCAGCTTGCAAGCATGGGTTTCAAATTGTTTTGACAAAATTTCAGGATTAAGGATTGGTTGCCATGCCATGAACTGCAGTGGGGTGCGTGTTGCTTGCCACCAGACCAAACggtaacaaatacagtggtgcctcgcttgacgaggataatccgttccagcaaaatcgctgtagagcgaaatcgtcttcaagcgaaagtaaaaaacccattgaaatgcattgaaaaccggttcaatgcattccaacgggcgAAATACCTcaacgtccagtgaagatcctccatagggtggctattttccagtgcctgtatagcgaggaatctgtcctaaaacacagtgggcggccattttgaaaccccgatgatcagctgttttgatcgtcgttaagcgaaaaatcagttcctgaagcagggaaccgatcatcattaaatgaaaaaacctatacaaacatcattttgcgatcgctatagcgattgcaaaatactcatcgttaagcaatttcctcatttaacaaggtaatcgtcaagcggggcaccactgtagcaaggATTTAAGAAAGGTCAAAAATAAAACTGCACTGCTGTATTCTGTTGCCAAATGCAGAGCAAAATCGCTCAGTGTCCTCCACTTGATCTGGCAGATGGACAAGTCAGAGATTGCTCTGAAAATAGGGTTTTCCACTTCTCCAGGGGAGTGAGTGAACCCTTCCACCCACCTATGCTTCTGCaagcagtgggaaaagaggaatcaCGTGTGAAACAAACTATTCCAGGCAATGTTCAGAGCAAACAGGATCCGGGACTACATTACAGATTTTTTTGGATGGAATTAGTGATGTGTGGAATTCTAGATTCCCCCCATTCCATTTGACAAAAATCTCTTAAGCAAAGTAGGTAGGAAGTACAATTTTTCAGATCACAAGCAGTCACCTATTTCCATCTGGAGATCATAGTGGGACACATCAGAGGACCACAATATTTGTTCATCTCCTATTTGAGTTGGCTGGCTCCAACATATGGCTGGCTCATCTGTCTAAATATCAAAaagattaacattttaaaaatgtaatgtataTACATTGCCGAGAGTAGTATATATTTATACAGATGCTGTCACTCTGCCAACACTCTAGCCCACTCAAGGTCTTTTTATTATGTTTCTGTTCTTGGtgacaggggggggggggtcagtgaaATGGGGTAAAGTTTTATCATGTCCTTTGATGAGTCCATATGGAAGATCTTTGTCATGGTGAGGAACTTTAAAGTGGTATGCATCAACATTTCCTCTATGTCCAGTAGTTAGGCTACTGCTAAAAACTGATAGACACCAACAGTTATTAGAAGTTACCTGAGGAAAGAGCCAACTTCTGGAAACTGGTAGAAACCAGTATCCTCTGACTGTGTGACTGGAGGTCACTTGAGAAAGTATGTTTACCCCTGATGCTCTGGGGTAAGACATTCGATATGAAGTACACAGTTGTAGCAGGTACTTGTGCTTTGATGACTTTGTCCATTAGTGAGATGttatgttatcatttttccaacaGGTGAAATGAAAACATCAAGACATCTGGCAGGATCTAGATATGTTTAATTAACTGGTCCATCTCTTGCTAGGTTATCATTTATATACATAACTGATATATGCTACTGATTCCAGAGGTTAACTGTCACTATTCTTCAGTGGCTCCCAGCAAGCTGGAGAGGCAGCAGATTTCTCTCCACTATTTTAGCACTTATACTTTCTGCCTAACCATCTCTTTAGGAACGTTTTATAGTTTTCCTCCACAGGGATGTTGTTTTTGAAGCCACAAGAACTCTTTATCAGCCTAGGCAAGGCACTATTTCATTTATGTTTAATCCTCTTGGCAAGAAGGAAAGTAGTATATATTTCAGTTTGGACATAACCCATCTCAATTTAGCAGAAATTAATGCACACACAATTGTGACAGGACTACAAACTAAGTTAGTGCACATTTCCACTCACCAGgtctccactgctgctgctgtcagtGTCCTTTTCTACTCCAAAAGATTCAACTTGTGTCCGCAGAATACAGGAACAGTCCTAACAAAATATAACACCATCTGTAATGAAGAGGAGCTAGAATCTCAACATCAAGCGACAAAGAATGAACACCCCAAAAAGATACTGTAGGCATGCCTACTAGTTCTGAGGAGAGATGACATGTGCTTCTAAAGACTCAATTATCAGTCTGGAGTCTCTGGCCATATTGAAAAATAATGAGCAAATCATTTGTTCTCAAGGCTACATACAATGGGATCTGTAGAGGCTTTCAAGGTGGAAGGCTACCCTGCAACTAAGCCCATTACAGTAATTCTCAGAAGTGGGTCCCCAAAGGTTTTTAGTCTTCAGCTCTCAGAAAATCCAGCCAGCATAGCCGATGATCAGAGATCCTAAAAGCTGTAGTAGAACAGCAGATGGGGACTCAAGTGGGGAACCTCGGCTTCAGACCCTAGCGGTTTtagtcaactacagtggtgccccgcatagcgacgttaatccgttccggataaatcgtcactatccagaaacgtcgctatacggggcaaaaaacccataggaacgcattgaaaccccttcaatgcgctcctatgggggataaactcaccgctaagcggaaatcctccatctggccgccatttttgctgcctcggtaagcgaggaatcggcgcgaaaacgttgcaggcggccattttgttgacccggcggccgttttggaaccgcccatcagctgttttaaaacatcgcaatgcgaagattggtaagcgaaacgcttaccgatcatcgcaatgcaatattTTGCCTATTTGAATATCAcgatgcgatcacttttgcgatcgcaaaatctgcatcgctatgcggattcgtcattaaatggggcgctcgttatgcgaggcaccactgtataaaggaaataaaagaagtgaatcaaaaatattttggagggTTCTCTCTTAAACAGGCAAACGAAGCAACCACCCAAAAACTTATCCTTGTATGTGATTGAATActgaagttaaaaataaaagatgcttACCAAACAAGACATGGAACTGCCTTAGTGCACGGAAAGTGTCATGCAAACCCATCTACCCTGAAACAGAATATTAGAATTAAGATTACATTCAACTCCAAATCACAAACATCAATTATTAAAATGCAACCCGTTCCTTAATCTTTCAGAAAAGTTCCCCCACAATTAACTTTACATATgactgttttttaattatttttttcctactaTGCTAGAAGTATTTCAGATCAAAGCCAAGAATTAATATTTTACCTGAAATACCAGCCAACTTCCTGGAACTACTGTGAGAAGAATAACCTGATCCTACAAAAGCTAAATCAGAAGCAAACCTGTTCTGTCAATTGGACCTTGCTCCCCATTATGATTTTGCGCATCGGATGATGAACACTAAAACTTTTATAAAAATGCACCAGTCACACTCAACAGAAGCACACAactccctgacacacacacacttgtgtctTTTCTCAGAAAAGTGTTGAAGCTGATCTTAAATAAcattgttgtctagtcgtttagtcatgtccgactcttcgtgaccccattgaccagagcatgccaggccctcctatcttccactgcctcctgtagttgtgacaaattcatgttggttgcttagcagacactgtcgtccccttctcctcttgctgtcacactttcctaacatcaaggtcttttccaaggagtcttctcttctcatgagatggccaaagtactggagcctcagcttcaggatctgtccttccagtgagcactcagggttgatttcctttagaatagataggtttgtactccttgcagtccaagggactctcaagagcctcctccagcaccacaattcaaaggcatcaattcttcagcggtctgctttctttatggtccagctctcacttccatacatcacgacaggaaaaaccgttggtttgactatttggacttttgttggcaaggtgatgtctctgctttttaagatgctgtcaaggtttgtcattgctttcctcccaagaagcaggtgtattctaatttcgtggctgctgtctccatctgcagtgatcatggaggccaagaaaataaaatctgtcactgcctccatatcttccccttctatttcacaggaggtgatgggaccaatggccatgatcttagtttttttgatgttgagtttcaggccattttttgcactctcctctttcaccctcattacaaggttttttaattccgcctcactttctgccatcagggtggtatcatctgcatattggaggttgttgatatttcttccggcaatcttaattccggcttgggattcctccagtccagcctttcgcatgatgtattctgcatagaagttgaataagcagggggacaatatacagccttgttgtactcctttcccaattttgaaccaatcagttgttccatatccagttctaactgtggcttcctgtcccacatatatatttctcagtagatagataaggtggtcaggcagtcctatttctttaaggacttgccatagtttgctgtggtccacacagtcaaaggcttttgcatagtcaatgaagcagaagtagatgtttttctggaactctctggctttctgtataatccagtgcatgttagcaatttggtctctagttcctctgcccttcggaatccagcttgtacctctgggagttctcgatccacatactgctgaagcctaccttgtaggattttgagcataaccttgctagcgtgtgataTGAGTGCAAtggtacggtagttggagcattctttggcactgcccttctttaggattgggatgtagactgatcttttccagtcctctgaccactgttgagttttccaaacttgctgacatattgaatgtactcaagccccttcgccacgacaaggcagcaatccatgaaggggatcttAAATAACTGTTATCTTAAATAACAGTCTTCTTTAAATAATAAGAAAGTGATAAGACACTTAAAGACTACAAAGAATTAGCACTTAGAATAACAGTGTCatttatgtattcttgaaggctttcacggccggtatctgatggtggttgtaggttttttttggctgtttggccatgttctggaggtttttcttccaaatgttttgcaTCTTCAGAGGTGTTAGAActgtgtctgtgttctggtgtagtgtgtgagatagttgagtatttgtagctgtgggatcatttttttgtccttttcaggagattgggcgattatggtgatcagggtgtttttgttatgggtacattgttgtgataaggggggtgagatgatctgtcactgttcttgatgggtgtcattagctagtcttttgtgtgccacgatcaccagtccttgtggcttggtagagtttgttgaccttttgcaggctgtatttttcagtgctgggagccaggctttgtggagttttacactttcttcttttttgttgatgctttgctggtgtttgtggatgtcaatggcttccctgtgtagtctaacataatgattgctgatgttgtccagtacttcagtattttgaaatagaatttcatgtccagcttgcttcagggcatgttcagctactgccaatttttccatttgttttagtctgcagtgtctctcatgttctttgattctggtgtggatgttgTGTTTtgtggccacaactgcaaggtatccactATACTCCTGTATTGGTGAGAGAgtcctttttgtcctttactGACCGTAAcaactgttgtatttttgtggtgggcctgaatactgtttgtaggtcgTGTTTgaaaaaagtttccccatgtggtccatgacccctttgatgtatggcagaaatactttatttgtgggtggctgtttttcttcttcagtttggtgttgttttcccggtttgatggctcttgtggttTCATTCTTGGAAAAGCCATTTCCCTGtagagcccaattcagatggttgagttcggtgttTGGAAAAAAcctagataatctgtttcattcaTGTACACTTGGAACTGAGAAGCCAAGACCCACTCCAGCATCTTGCCCAAAAACAGCACATTAAAGACTGGCTGGTGATTATCCGATACCATGGGATCGAACGggggctttttcaacaatggtcttatTATGGCCTCCTTGAAATATACTGGGATcttaccctgctgcaaggaggcattcaccactgcTCCCACCTACTCAGCCATTTcccctctggcagcttttataatcCAGGAAAGGCAAGAGTCCAACAGACATGTGGTACCCATCACCTTTCTGAATGTCCTTTctacatcatcaggctgcagggagaaaaaaggaaagcatgctgcttatataccaccccatagtgcttcaagcactctctgggcggtttacaagttaattatgcaggctactgaaacttatccattaaCATAGGACAAGTAGCCACATAGGATgtgtatcaattacagcatccaagtcagagtgcaTCTGGGCAATTTGGCCAATAAAATGCCAGGCAAATTCCTCACTGTCAGCTACAATGTGGTCTGCATTCTGCTTCTGAGGACCAGTATGTAATAGGTGCTTGACCACTCGAAAGAGCTCTACCGGACTCTGTGCCTGGAAATGGCATAGATGGCACAGAAGAATGACTTTGCCGC
The Pogona vitticeps strain Pit_001003342236 chromosome 1, PviZW2.1, whole genome shotgun sequence genome window above contains:
- the STRADB gene encoding STE20-related kinase adapter protein beta isoform X2, with translation MSCLDCSCILRTQVESFGVEKDTDSSSSGDLTDEPAICWSQPTQIGDEQILWSSDVSHYDLQMEIGKGSNDLTSIYLARHIPTGTLVAVKITDLEKCSEEHLNALQNEVILSHSFRHPNILTLCAVFTSGSWLWIISPFMAYGSASHLLRTYFPEGMSEALIGNILFGAISGLSYMHQHGYIHRSIKASHILISGDGLVYLSGFNHLCSLVSCGQRLKAVYDFPQFSTSMLPWLSPELLRQDLYGYNVKSDIYSVGITACELANGHVPFQDMPRTQMLLQKLKGPSYCPWATNTFPRGESRIKNSRSGIDSGIGESMTRTMTSERLQTPPKTFSPAFHNLIELCLHQDPEKRPSARGLLSHAFFKQKPECRCIFSGRNQNFKICPVHLL
- the STRADB gene encoding STE20-related kinase adapter protein beta isoform X1; this encodes MSCLDCSCILRTQVESFGVEKDTDSSSSGDLTDEPAICWSQPTQIGDEQILWSSDVSHYDLQMEIGKGSNDLTSIYLARHIPTGTLVAVKITDLEKCSEEHLNALQNEVILSHSFRHPNILTLCAVFTSGSWLWIISPFMAYGSASHLLRTYFPEGMSEALIGNILFGAISGLSYMHQHGYIHRSIKASHILISGDGLVYLSGFNHLCSLVSCGQRLKAVYDFPQFSTSMLPWLSPELLRQDLYGYNVKSDIYSVGITACELANGHVPFQDMPRTQMLLQKLKGPSYCPWATNTFPRGESRIKNSRSGIDSGIGESMTRTMTSERLQTPPKTFSPAFHNLIELCLHQDPEKRPSARGLLSHAFFKQVKEQTKASFLSLLPPPIQYTPSQTAAVPSAALWTQPGGSWPSGREMHWES